One Prolixibacteraceae bacterium DNA segment encodes these proteins:
- a CDS encoding efflux RND transporter periplasmic adaptor subunit yields MKNRSYGIGIVVLIILIVLSIGASLLLKPKKVILQGEAEATEVKVATKLVGRIDSLEIHEGDEVSKGTLLLTLESPEVSAKMEQAQAAKKAAEAQSRKAQNGARKEQIRAAHNLYLKAKAAADLLNVTYDRVSNLYDDGVVPEQKRDEAKTRYDAAKLTEDAALSQYEMAKKGARYEDKQAAAALVERANGAVNEVASYMSEKRLIAPIDGEVTSIIAKRGELITPGYPVVTITDLSDVWFTFNVKEDLLHKFKKGVEIEVLLPAMQMKRVTVRVSFIKAEGAYATYRATQTMGGFDMKTFEVRATPVEKIPGLRPGMTALLDWNKI; encoded by the coding sequence ATGAAAAATAGAAGTTACGGCATTGGAATTGTAGTGTTGATCATTTTAATTGTATTGAGCATCGGTGCATCACTACTTTTAAAACCTAAAAAGGTTATTCTCCAAGGAGAAGCAGAAGCAACAGAAGTGAAAGTCGCAACCAAATTGGTTGGAAGAATCGACTCATTAGAGATTCATGAAGGAGATGAGGTAAGTAAAGGAACACTTCTTTTGACTCTTGAAAGCCCAGAGGTGTCGGCTAAGATGGAGCAAGCACAGGCAGCTAAAAAAGCGGCTGAAGCGCAAAGTCGAAAAGCCCAGAATGGTGCGAGAAAAGAGCAGATACGTGCTGCTCATAATCTATATCTAAAAGCAAAAGCTGCAGCAGATCTTTTAAACGTAACATATGATCGCGTTTCAAACCTTTATGATGATGGAGTCGTTCCTGAACAGAAGAGAGATGAAGCGAAGACTCGTTATGATGCAGCAAAACTTACTGAGGATGCGGCGCTTTCTCAATATGAGATGGCAAAGAAAGGGGCTCGCTACGAAGACAAACAAGCTGCTGCGGCATTGGTTGAGAGAGCTAATGGTGCCGTAAACGAAGTGGCTTCGTATATGTCAGAGAAACGTTTGATTGCTCCTATTGATGGGGAGGTGACGAGTATCATTGCAAAAAGAGGAGAGCTTATCACTCCTGGTTATCCTGTTGTAACGATTACTGATCTTTCAGATGTTTGGTTCACTTTCAATGTGAAAGAGGATCTGCTACATAAATTCAAGAAAGGGGTTGAGATCGAAGTATTGCTTCCTGCAATGCAGATGAAGCGTGTGACGGTTCGTGTCTCTTTTATCAAAGCAGAAGGAGCATATGCCACCTATAGGGCGACTCAAACGATGGGTGGATTCGACATGAAGACATTCGAAGTAAGAGCTACTCCTGTAGAAAAAATACCTGGTTTGCGTCCAGGAATGACTGCATTGTTGGATTGGAATAAGATCTAA
- a CDS encoding TolC family protein, producing the protein MKMLHICLVVSVLMGSVLCVQAQETEVSDQSVAMSFEEAIAVLREHNYTIQASEKEHESLEYEAKATKGLYMPHLSVTGTYTLFNDDISMEMDLSAQKQMADNMMGGLNQMMNALLPTMTPMQQAIIKGGMSKMPPIALPSSISVPIQDQQLGLITANLKQPIYMGGKINAANRVAKAKVAASDLHLKDITNQQITELAARYFGLQLSSKLVAVRKEVMDGFKKHLEDAEHLENQGMISKAERLHANVAYMNALQKYKASVRDVELVQIGLQNTLGVGYNITPTTQLGVMGTLNDLDFYQSYAQKNNPKLLQVDQKEIMVNQLVKKEKSEYLPEIALVGSGNLYEYQVTDLIPNWFVGIGVKINIFDGFARENKIKAAKAKRAQVTIYKEKASNDINTVVMKTYHEIEKAAESAETLDTSMSFANEYYRVRNKAFKQGFATSTQVVDAQMNLSKTKIEHLQAMYQYDIAFAKLLEWCGMSDSFVSYTVDVKK; encoded by the coding sequence CTTAATGGGTAGCGTGCTTTGTGTGCAAGCTCAAGAGACAGAGGTGTCAGACCAGTCTGTAGCGATGTCGTTTGAAGAGGCTATAGCTGTGTTAAGAGAACATAACTATACCATTCAGGCTTCCGAGAAGGAGCATGAGAGTTTGGAGTATGAAGCAAAAGCGACCAAAGGTCTTTACATGCCTCATTTATCTGTTACAGGAACCTATACATTGTTTAATGATGATATCTCCATGGAGATGGACCTTTCTGCACAAAAACAGATGGCAGACAATATGATGGGAGGGTTAAATCAGATGATGAATGCACTGCTTCCAACGATGACTCCTATGCAACAGGCTATTATCAAAGGAGGAATGTCTAAGATGCCACCTATTGCACTTCCAAGCTCTATTAGTGTTCCTATTCAAGACCAGCAGTTAGGGTTGATTACAGCAAACCTAAAACAGCCAATCTATATGGGGGGTAAGATTAATGCCGCAAATAGAGTTGCTAAGGCAAAAGTTGCTGCATCAGATCTACACCTTAAAGATATTACAAACCAGCAAATTACTGAGTTGGCAGCACGTTATTTCGGTCTTCAACTCTCTTCAAAGTTGGTGGCGGTTCGTAAAGAAGTGATGGATGGATTTAAGAAACATCTTGAAGATGCCGAACATCTAGAAAATCAAGGGATGATCTCTAAGGCAGAACGTCTTCATGCGAACGTTGCTTATATGAATGCATTACAGAAGTATAAAGCCTCTGTAAGAGATGTGGAGCTAGTTCAAATTGGATTGCAAAACACTTTAGGTGTTGGTTATAATATTACTCCAACTACTCAATTAGGAGTGATGGGGACACTAAATGATCTAGATTTCTATCAATCTTATGCACAGAAAAACAATCCCAAACTATTACAGGTAGACCAAAAAGAGATTATGGTCAATCAATTAGTGAAAAAAGAGAAGTCGGAATACCTTCCTGAGATTGCTTTAGTTGGATCAGGAAACCTATATGAATATCAAGTAACGGATCTTATTCCAAATTGGTTTGTTGGTATTGGTGTGAAGATCAATATTTTCGATGGTTTTGCTAGAGAAAATAAGATTAAAGCAGCAAAAGCGAAAAGAGCTCAGGTTACTATCTACAAAGAGAAGGCAAGCAACGATATCAATACGGTGGTAATGAAAACATATCATGAGATTGAGAAAGCTGCTGAGTCTGCAGAAACCTTAGATACCTCTATGAGCTTTGCAAATGAGTACTATCGCGTGCGTAATAAGGCATTTAAACAGGGATTTGCTACTTCAACTCAGGTAGTGGATGCTCAAATGAATCTTTCTAAAACAAAGATTGAGCATCTTCAAGCAATGTATCAATATGATATTGCGTTTGCTAAATTACTAGAGTGGTGCGGTATGAGTGATAGCTTTGTGTCATATACTGTAGATGTGAAAAAATAG